From a region of the Pseudanabaena sp. ABRG5-3 genome:
- a CDS encoding Uma2 family endonuclease — MVNTLPQQTTSEIETEDWTPPMPPTDLIFDDGEPLETNQHRVAMNVLIRSYQQYRGEATDFYVGGNMFIYYSTAQVKNRDFRGPDFFVVLDVDGQRDRLGWVVWEEEGRYPDTIIELMSPSTANVDLGLKKQLYDRVFKTQDYFVYNPFDPSSLQGWHHHNSYQAIAPDNRGWLWCESLGLWLGTWQGTIDRETLTWLRFYDTTGALVLLPEEAEAQRAKAERLRAERLASRLRELGEDPDSL; from the coding sequence ATGGTTAACACTCTTCCCCAACAGACGACTAGCGAAATTGAAACGGAAGACTGGACTCCGCCCATGCCGCCCACAGACTTAATATTTGATGATGGAGAGCCTTTGGAAACTAATCAACATCGGGTAGCGATGAATGTGTTGATTCGCTCGTACCAGCAATATCGTGGTGAGGCGACTGACTTTTATGTCGGTGGCAATATGTTCATTTACTACAGCACTGCCCAAGTCAAAAATCGTGATTTCAGGGGACCAGATTTCTTTGTGGTTTTGGATGTGGATGGACAACGCGATCGCCTTGGCTGGGTAGTCTGGGAAGAAGAAGGTCGTTATCCTGACACCATTATCGAATTGATGTCTCCCAGTACGGCAAATGTCGATCTTGGGCTTAAAAAACAGTTATATGATCGCGTGTTCAAGACTCAAGACTATTTTGTTTATAATCCCTTTGATCCTAGTTCTTTACAGGGTTGGCATCACCATAATTCTTATCAGGCGATCGCACCAGATAATCGTGGTTGGCTCTGGTGCGAATCCTTAGGTCTATGGCTAGGAACTTGGCAGGGTACGATTGATCGCGAAACGTTAACTTGGTTACGCTTTTATGACACAACTGGAGCTTTAGTACTATTGCCTGAAGAAGCCGAGGCTCAACGGGCTAAGGCAGAAAGACTCAGAGCTGAGAGATTGGCATCTCGACTAAGAGAATTGGGTGAAGATCCTGACAGTTTGTAA
- a CDS encoding Uma2 family endonuclease, giving the protein MVIAAAKPHSLEAFLELPETKPASEFLNNKIRQKPMPQGKHSRLQSKFSAYINQAVEDLKIAYAFTELRCTFGGASIVPDIAVFRWERIPRDPDGQIANKFLTHPDWTIEILSPRQSPNKVLANILHCIENGTELGWMLDPEEKNIFVISSDRRIHMFTGEQSVTVLSGIDLTLTVNQIFDWLSF; this is encoded by the coding sequence ATGGTCATCGCAGCAGCAAAACCCCATAGCCTAGAAGCATTTTTAGAACTACCTGAGACCAAACCCGCCTCAGAATTTCTTAATAACAAAATTAGACAGAAACCAATGCCACAGGGTAAACATAGTCGATTGCAGTCTAAATTTAGTGCTTACATCAACCAAGCAGTTGAAGATCTAAAAATAGCCTATGCCTTTACAGAATTACGTTGTACCTTTGGCGGCGCTTCAATTGTTCCTGATATTGCTGTATTTCGTTGGGAAAGGATTCCCCGCGATCCTGATGGACAAATAGCCAATAAATTTTTGACCCATCCTGATTGGACGATTGAAATTCTTTCGCCTAGACAAAGCCCCAACAAGGTTTTAGCAAATATATTGCATTGCATCGAAAATGGCACGGAATTAGGATGGATGCTCGATCCTGAAGAAAAGAATATTTTTGTCATATCTAGCGATCGCCGCATTCATATGTTTACAGGAGAACAGTCTGTAACCGTTCTTAGTGGAATTGACTTAACTTTGACGGTTAACCAGATTTTTGATTGGCTCAGTTTTTAA
- the hisG gene encoding ATP phosphoribosyltransferase has product MFTFALPKGSLLKDSIRLLQGVGLDFSVFLDASNRQLQILDPTGTARALLVRAQDVPVYVEYGQAQAGIVGEDVLREKTPKVAKLLDLGFGGCRMSIAVSGESRYRSPLDLPPHSRIASKYVGCAREYFDSIDLPVEIIPLYGSVELGPITGMAEAIVDLVSTGKTLKDNGLIEIEVLYHSTARLIAHPLSYRLYSDRFSELMEKMQVKS; this is encoded by the coding sequence ATGTTCACCTTCGCACTGCCCAAAGGCTCACTATTAAAAGACTCCATCCGCTTACTCCAAGGCGTAGGACTCGACTTTAGTGTTTTTCTTGATGCCTCTAACCGTCAACTGCAAATCTTAGATCCCACAGGAACCGCTAGAGCCTTACTGGTCAGAGCGCAGGATGTACCTGTATATGTGGAATATGGACAAGCCCAAGCAGGCATCGTCGGAGAAGATGTCTTGCGCGAAAAAACGCCCAAAGTAGCCAAATTATTAGACTTAGGATTCGGCGGCTGTCGGATGTCGATCGCTGTTTCAGGAGAGAGCCGCTACCGATCGCCCCTAGACCTACCACCCCATAGCCGCATTGCCTCAAAATATGTCGGTTGCGCCCGTGAATATTTTGACAGCATCGATTTACCTGTCGAAATTATTCCCCTCTATGGCTCCGTTGAGCTAGGTCCCATCACAGGCATGGCTGAGGCGATCGTTGATTTAGTTTCTACGGGGAAGACTTTAAAGGATAACGGACTGATTGAAATTGAAGTGTTGTATCACAGTACCGCCAGATTAATTGCCCATCCCTTGAGTTATCGCTTATATAGCGATCGCTTTAGCGAGTTAATGGAAAAGATGCAGGTCAAATCATAA
- a CDS encoding phosphoribulokinase, protein MSKKHPVIAVTGSSGAGTSTVKRAFEHIFRIENIQAAVIEGDSYHKYNRLEMREAMKQAAAEGRSLSHFGLNANLLDKLEALFQEYGETGNGQRRYYLHSPEEAEYHNGRLGTSNQPGEFTPWESIEPNTDVLFYEGLHGGVVAEDINLAQYVDLLVGVVPIVNLEWIQKIHRDNAERGYSAEAIVDTILRRMPDYVNYIAPQFSNTHINFQRVPTVDTSNPFIARDIPTLDESFVIIHTNRVFREKFQIDFRYLLDMIHDSFMSRHTTLVVPGGKMGMAMELILQPLIDSLVVESKQLKG, encoded by the coding sequence TTGTCTAAAAAACATCCAGTTATTGCGGTAACAGGTTCATCGGGTGCTGGTACTAGCACCGTTAAGCGAGCTTTTGAACATATTTTCCGAATTGAAAATATCCAAGCGGCCGTTATTGAAGGTGATAGCTACCACAAATATAACCGCCTAGAAATGCGCGAAGCCATGAAACAAGCTGCGGCGGAAGGTCGTAGTCTCAGCCACTTTGGTTTAAATGCCAATTTGCTAGATAAGCTCGAAGCTCTGTTTCAGGAATATGGTGAAACTGGTAATGGTCAAAGACGTTACTATCTGCACAGTCCTGAAGAAGCCGAGTATCACAATGGTCGCTTAGGTACAAGCAATCAACCTGGTGAATTCACTCCTTGGGAAAGCATCGAACCTAATACCGATGTGCTTTTTTATGAAGGTTTGCATGGTGGTGTGGTTGCAGAAGATATTAACCTTGCCCAATATGTCGATTTGTTGGTGGGTGTAGTTCCCATTGTGAACTTGGAATGGATTCAAAAAATCCATCGTGATAATGCTGAACGTGGCTACAGTGCTGAAGCGATCGTCGATACAATTTTGCGTCGGATGCCTGACTATGTAAATTACATTGCGCCTCAGTTCTCGAATACTCACATTAACTTCCAGCGCGTTCCTACCGTTGATACTTCCAATCCTTTCATTGCTCGCGATATCCCTACCCTTGACGAAAGCTTTGTAATTATCCACACCAATCGTGTCTTCCGTGAGAAGTTCCAAATTGACTTCCGTTATTTGTTAGACATGATCCATGATTCCTTCATGTCTCGTCATACCACCTTAGTTGTCCCCGGTGGCAAGATGGGTATGGCAATGGAATTGATCCTTCAACCATTAATTGATTCTCTCGTAGTTGAGTCGAAGCAACTCAAAGGTTAG
- the dusB gene encoding tRNA dihydrouridine synthase DusB — protein sequence MISATSKLQQKFAEPLTIGNVTLKSRVLQSPLSGVTDLVFRRLVRRYAPDSMLYTEMISATDLHHMKALPKLMEIDRHETPISIQLFDCRPDFLAEAAQKAVHEGADTVDINMGCPVNKITKKGGGSSLLRQPELAAQIVRSVVEAVDIPVTVKTRIGWDDAEITILDFAKRMEDAGAKMITVHARTRSQGYTGNAKWEWIRKVKEVLTIPVIANGDIFSVENAIACLEQTGADGVMCSRGTLGYPFLVGQVDHFLKTGERLPDPTPIECLQVAKEHLQGLWDYKGIRGIRQSRKHMTWYARGFAGAAVLRDRLCRIESLQDGMDCLDGAIEELQVERFV from the coding sequence ATGATTTCGGCTACATCTAAATTACAGCAAAAATTCGCTGAACCTTTAACTATTGGCAATGTCACCCTCAAAAGTCGGGTACTGCAATCGCCATTGTCGGGGGTGACGGATTTGGTATTTCGGCGATTGGTGCGGCGCTATGCCCCAGACTCGATGCTCTACACCGAGATGATCAGCGCGACGGATCTGCATCACATGAAAGCTTTGCCGAAATTAATGGAGATCGATCGCCACGAAACACCCATTAGTATTCAGCTTTTTGATTGTCGTCCTGACTTCCTTGCAGAAGCCGCCCAAAAAGCAGTACATGAGGGGGCGGACACCGTAGACATTAATATGGGTTGTCCTGTGAATAAAATCACGAAAAAGGGTGGCGGCTCGTCTTTACTACGGCAGCCTGAACTGGCGGCGCAAATTGTGCGATCGGTGGTCGAGGCTGTGGATATTCCTGTAACCGTAAAAACGCGCATCGGCTGGGATGATGCCGAAATTACGATCTTAGATTTTGCTAAACGCATGGAGGATGCAGGAGCCAAGATGATCACCGTCCATGCCAGAACGCGATCGCAGGGCTATACAGGTAACGCTAAGTGGGAATGGATTCGCAAGGTCAAAGAGGTGCTGACAATTCCTGTAATTGCCAATGGTGATATTTTTTCGGTGGAAAATGCGATCGCCTGTCTAGAGCAGACGGGAGCCGATGGGGTGATGTGTTCACGCGGGACATTGGGCTATCCCTTTTTAGTGGGGCAAGTCGATCATTTTTTAAAAACAGGTGAACGTTTGCCCGACCCGACCCCAATTGAATGTTTACAAGTCGCGAAAGAACATTTACAAGGACTTTGGGACTACAAAGGCATTCGTGGCATTAGGCAATCACGCAAACACATGACTTGGTACGCGAGGGGCTTTGCGGGAGCCGCAGTATTACGCGATCGCCTCTGTCGCATTGAGTCCTTGCAAGATGGGATGGACTGTCTTGATGGGGCGATCGAGGAGTTGCAGGTAGAAAGGTTTGTTTAG
- a CDS encoding type II toxin-antitoxin system VapC family toxin — protein sequence MNNHRLILIDTGIIVAFYDRKDKHHQQAINFFSTCTSQLVTTVACVTEVLWLLAPNIQVQNEFLSALFKQAILCEHLQSSDYQRIQQLNTTYQDLPADFTDLSLIVVSERLNIAVIATLDSDFDIYRRYRKQPFERIFLS from the coding sequence ATGAATAACCATCGCCTAATCTTAATTGACACTGGAATTATCGTTGCTTTTTACGATCGCAAAGATAAACATCACCAACAAGCAATTAACTTTTTCAGTACTTGCACCAGTCAACTTGTTACCACAGTTGCTTGTGTTACAGAGGTTCTATGGCTACTTGCACCAAACATTCAAGTTCAAAACGAATTTCTATCTGCCTTATTTAAGCAAGCTATTCTATGCGAACACTTGCAATCATCAGACTATCAAAGAATTCAGCAGCTTAATACCACCTATCAAGATCTACCCGCAGACTTTACTGATTTATCACTAATTGTTGTTTCTGAAAGACTAAATATTGCTGTGATCGCCACATTAGACAGTGACTTCGATATTTACCGACGCTATCGCAAACAACCTTTTGAACGCATATTTTTATCATAG
- a CDS encoding AAA family ATPase: protein MKIKHIGKVSTQRYKNLDLDQGLRLSEGLNIFIGSNGSGKSNFLGLLRFLSSSLSGIFTPEKNNATNFTKAVADLSKSGMLNVGFTYPEKVNLSFNFVTEDDFHHENQELSLWLSILCSDKKLPQIVDESFYNFANQLYYYKFRQSIGIGTVLTDITEDSEQSRYTKMTEIQDDEIGLSILPKLLETTKNSSDIERIYLVRRKIINLVSDWRFYSANNMNLKEIRNAEPEIGSPEKYLNPDCENLALVLDNLIQESIDFEDQLNVIMRDIVPQTKRIRPIRTGRTRISIEWHLHNTKRPLYLDEMSDGTVRMLCWAIILNSPNLPSLIVIDEPEVGLHVQWLSYLAEWIKNAAARTQVIITTHSPDLLDKFTDRLENVHVFEASNPEQTLFHAKTLSRERLQDRLDEGWELGDLYRVGEPEVGGWAL from the coding sequence ATGAAAATAAAACATATTGGCAAGGTTAGCACTCAGAGATATAAAAATCTCGATCTAGACCAAGGATTGAGATTAAGTGAGGGTTTGAATATCTTCATTGGGTCAAATGGGTCTGGGAAAAGTAACTTCTTAGGTTTACTGAGATTCTTAAGTAGTAGTCTGTCAGGTATTTTTACTCCAGAAAAAAATAATGCAACAAACTTTACAAAAGCGGTAGCAGATCTAAGTAAATCTGGAATGTTAAATGTAGGATTCACATATCCTGAAAAAGTAAATTTATCATTCAACTTTGTGACAGAAGATGATTTTCATCATGAAAATCAAGAGTTAAGTTTATGGTTATCTATTTTATGTTCAGACAAGAAATTGCCTCAAATCGTAGACGAATCTTTCTATAATTTTGCCAATCAACTATACTATTATAAATTTCGCCAATCAATTGGAATTGGGACTGTTCTTACAGATATTACAGAAGATTCAGAGCAATCCAGATACACAAAAATGACTGAAATACAGGATGATGAGATTGGTCTATCTATTCTTCCAAAACTACTAGAAACTACAAAAAACTCATCAGATATTGAAAGAATTTACCTTGTTCGTCGCAAAATCATCAATCTAGTATCTGATTGGCGATTTTACAGCGCTAATAACATGAATCTAAAAGAGATTCGTAACGCAGAACCAGAAATCGGATCTCCAGAGAAATATCTCAACCCTGACTGTGAAAACCTCGCCCTAGTCCTAGACAACCTCATCCAAGAAAGCATTGACTTTGAAGACCAACTCAACGTCATCATGCGCGACATCGTGCCACAAACAAAACGCATTCGCCCCATCAGAACAGGTAGAACCAGAATTAGCATTGAATGGCATTTGCATAACACCAAACGTCCCCTATACCTTGATGAAATGTCCGATGGCACAGTCAGAATGCTATGTTGGGCAATCATCCTCAACTCCCCTAACTTACCCTCCCTCATCGTCATTGACGAACCAGAAGTCGGCTTACATGTTCAATGGCTAAGCTACCTCGCCGAATGGATTAAAAACGCTGCCGCTAGAACACAGGTAATCATCACCACCCATAGCCCCGACCTATTGGATAAATTTACAGACCGTCTCGAAAATGTCCATGTCTTTGAAGCCTCCAACCCAGAGCAAACCCTATTCCATGCCAAAACCCTATCCAGAGAAAGACTCCAAGATCGTTTAGATGAAGGATGGGAACTTGGCGATCTGTATCGAGTCGGTGAACCTGAAGTCGGAGGCTGGGCGTTGTGA
- a CDS encoding type II toxin-antitoxin system YafQ family toxin: MKFVLLRSNAFVRSARKLLKKHPETASSIQGTLELLSLDPFHPRLRTHKLKGELQDSWACSGGYDLRIIFKFVEHEESQAILLESIGTHDEVY; encoded by the coding sequence GTGAAGTTTGTATTATTACGTTCTAACGCTTTTGTTAGATCTGCTCGAAAGCTACTAAAAAAGCACCCAGAAACAGCTTCAAGCATTCAAGGTACTCTTGAGCTATTATCCCTTGATCCATTTCATCCCCGACTAAGAACGCATAAGTTAAAAGGAGAACTGCAAGACTCTTGGGCTTGTAGTGGTGGCTATGATTTGAGGATTATTTTTAAGTTTGTAGAACATGAAGAATCACAGGCAATTCTTTTAGAATCAATTGGGACTCATGACGAAGTGTACTAA
- a CDS encoding Uma2 family endonuclease, with product MTLATQTIPSITLDRFLSQPETKPASEYIDGSIYQKPRQQGQHSRLQLKFCNTVNAVTEDKQIALALPELRCTFGNRSIVPDVAVFQWERLPVNAEGEIENVFSIYPDWVIEILSPEQAPMRVIGNILHCLKHGTEMGWLLFPKERSLLIFQRDRQPIEINSEINAAQKLLVPNFLEAEISLTLDQVFGWLKVSK from the coding sequence ATGACCCTCGCCACACAAACTATTCCCTCAATAACTCTCGATCGCTTTCTGTCTCAACCAGAAACGAAACCTGCTAGTGAGTATATTGACGGTTCGATTTATCAGAAGCCAAGGCAACAAGGTCAACATTCTCGACTTCAGCTTAAATTTTGTAATACCGTTAATGCAGTAACTGAAGACAAACAAATAGCTTTAGCTTTACCAGAACTGCGTTGTACCTTTGGGAATCGCTCAATTGTGCCAGATGTGGCAGTATTTCAATGGGAGAGATTGCCTGTTAATGCGGAAGGTGAAATTGAGAATGTATTTTCCATTTATCCAGATTGGGTGATTGAGATTTTATCGCCAGAACAAGCACCGATGCGAGTGATCGGTAATATTTTGCATTGCCTCAAACACGGTACAGAGATGGGATGGTTGCTGTTTCCTAAAGAGCGATCGCTATTAATATTTCAGCGCGATCGCCAACCAATTGAAATCAATAGTGAAATAAATGCTGCTCAGAAATTACTTGTACCTAATTTTTTGGAAGCAGAAATAAGTTTAACTCTAGATCAGGTATTTGGCTGGCTAAAGGTGAGCAAGTAG
- a CDS encoding Uma2 family endonuclease, with the protein MFQAAPKIITFEEFLDWYPDGYGRYELYDGAIVEMQPTGTHEQVSGFTASKLSIEIDRLSMDCFIPRQAFIKPSDSNKSGYIPDVIVLNQTGLELEPMWKKRSTITKGETVRLIIEVVSTNWQDDYLTKLRDYEALQIPEYWIIDYLGLGGRRYIGFPKQPTLSIYRLIDGEYEVQQFRGSDRLISIAFPQLNLTTEQIFNSANLGI; encoded by the coding sequence ATGTTTCAAGCTGCACCTAAAATAATCACCTTTGAAGAGTTTCTGGATTGGTATCCAGATGGTTATGGTCGTTATGAACTATATGATGGAGCAATTGTTGAGATGCAGCCAACGGGAACCCATGAACAAGTAAGTGGTTTTACAGCATCCAAACTTTCCATAGAGATCGATCGCCTCTCAATGGATTGCTTTATTCCTCGCCAAGCATTTATCAAACCATCTGATTCCAATAAATCTGGATATATTCCCGATGTAATCGTCCTCAACCAAACAGGGCTAGAGTTAGAACCGATGTGGAAAAAGCGTTCTACTATCACTAAGGGAGAAACAGTCCGCTTAATAATTGAAGTGGTCAGTACGAATTGGCAAGACGATTATTTAACGAAATTGCGTGACTATGAAGCACTACAAATTCCTGAATATTGGATTATTGATTATTTAGGTTTAGGCGGGAGGCGCTATATTGGTTTTCCAAAGCAACCCACTTTATCAATTTATCGGCTAATTGATGGCGAATATGAGGTACAACAATTTAGAGGTAGCGATCGCCTAATTTCTATCGCCTTCCCCCAACTAAACCTAACTACAGAACAAATTTTTAACTCTGCAAATCTAGGCATATAA
- the lptC gene encoding LPS export ABC transporter periplasmic protein LptC — protein MQLLSRRNIRLFLILFAITVAGFALGWFIFLRPEVTSLNKSAQIAGSSLQNITLTEFDADGKLLWEITSKQADYRQDRKIADVQDVKGKFYRNGEPLMEATGNKGTIDQVSKEISLEGNIKAIAVQEKINMKADRMVWKSELDVLKATGNIQIDKPSDKVTMTGKELTAKPSTNVYSLEKKVVVIAVEPPLEMKSEKITWDAKGDRVFTESPLSVIQIKDKLQLTSNKGSWDIQKKEVTFTGDIKAKDPKLDVDIEAAQAIWNLDKKLVTLPVAFTGTSKSRGIIVKAEKGEAQLEKEQINLTGQVSASFSSTQGTVNADKVEWLIPTKTITATGNINYRQPDKNLNVKGDRAVANLESQTVTVTGTNVLSTLTP, from the coding sequence ATGCAACTACTTAGCCGCCGCAACATCCGCCTGTTTTTGATCCTCTTTGCAATCACAGTGGCAGGTTTTGCGCTTGGATGGTTTATATTTTTGCGCCCTGAAGTCACCAGTCTAAATAAATCTGCCCAGATCGCAGGATCGAGTCTGCAAAATATCACCCTCACCGAATTTGATGCTGATGGGAAACTCCTTTGGGAAATAACTTCTAAACAAGCAGATTATCGCCAAGATCGCAAAATTGCCGATGTCCAAGATGTCAAAGGGAAATTCTATCGCAATGGTGAACCTCTGATGGAGGCAACGGGCAATAAAGGAACAATCGATCAGGTCTCTAAGGAGATTTCCCTAGAAGGCAATATTAAAGCGATCGCAGTGCAAGAAAAGATCAACATGAAAGCTGATCGCATGGTCTGGAAGTCAGAGCTAGATGTGCTGAAAGCGACAGGCAATATTCAGATCGATAAGCCTAGTGACAAAGTAACCATGACAGGTAAGGAGTTAACCGCTAAACCTAGCACCAATGTCTATAGCTTAGAGAAAAAAGTGGTTGTTATTGCCGTTGAGCCACCTTTGGAAATGAAGAGTGAGAAAATTACTTGGGATGCCAAGGGCGATCGCGTCTTTACAGAGTCTCCCCTTTCAGTAATTCAGATCAAAGATAAATTGCAACTAACTTCTAATAAAGGTAGTTGGGATATTCAGAAAAAGGAAGTCACTTTTACAGGTGATATCAAGGCGAAAGATCCCAAATTAGATGTGGATATCGAGGCTGCCCAAGCGATTTGGAATCTCGACAAGAAGCTAGTGACGCTACCCGTCGCCTTTACAGGAACTAGCAAAAGTCGCGGCATCATCGTCAAGGCTGAAAAGGGAGAAGCGCAACTGGAAAAAGAACAGATTAATCTCACAGGACAAGTCTCCGCGAGTTTTAGTTCGACACAGGGTACTGTCAATGCCGATAAGGTGGAATGGCTAATTCCTACGAAAACGATTACGGCTACTGGCAATATCAACTATCGCCAGCCTGATAAAAATCTCAATGTCAAAGGCGATCGCGCCGTAGCGAATCTGGAATCACAAACAGTCACCGTCACAGGCACAAATGTTCTCTCAACATTAACTCCTTAA
- the petE gene encoding plastocyanin, with product MNISASAKKLGLLIASLVLVVGSFFMSVSPASADTVTVKMGSDGGQLVFEPKVVTIKAGDTIKWVNNKAYPHNIVFDGHEELSHKKLAQKPKAELESTFNEVGEFSYYCSPHRGAGMQGKVIVQ from the coding sequence ATGAATATTTCTGCATCTGCGAAAAAGCTTGGTCTTTTGATCGCAAGCCTTGTGCTTGTTGTTGGTAGCTTCTTCATGTCAGTTTCCCCTGCTTCTGCTGATACCGTCACCGTGAAGATGGGGTCTGATGGTGGTCAGCTCGTATTCGAGCCTAAAGTGGTAACGATTAAAGCTGGTGATACTATCAAGTGGGTAAATAACAAGGCATACCCTCACAATATTGTGTTTGATGGTCATGAAGAACTTTCTCACAAGAAGTTGGCTCAAAAGCCTAAGGCTGAGCTAGAGTCCACCTTCAATGAGGTTGGTGAATTCTCTTACTATTGCTCTCCTCACCGTGGTGCTGGTATGCAAGGTAAAGTGATTGTTCAATAA
- the psbV gene encoding photosystem II cytochrome c-550, with the protein MNKNVFKYLAAAIAFVMVAFQLFTPSVSASDIPIELRTLPLNETTNIVLTPKDLAKGKKLFQNACANCHLGGATFTNPNVNLSPESLAGAYPARNNILGLVDFMKKPTTYDGVTEIYDVHPSLKSTDIFPTMRGLTDNDLKLIAGYILYQPKVRGIGWGGGKIYY; encoded by the coding sequence ATGAACAAAAATGTTTTTAAATATCTAGCTGCGGCGATCGCTTTTGTAATGGTTGCCTTCCAGCTTTTTACCCCCAGTGTCAGCGCTTCCGATATTCCTATCGAGTTGCGTACCCTTCCCCTTAACGAAACCACTAATATTGTCCTGACCCCCAAGGATCTGGCTAAGGGTAAAAAATTATTTCAAAATGCTTGTGCTAACTGCCACCTCGGCGGCGCAACCTTTACCAATCCTAACGTTAACCTCTCTCCCGAATCCCTTGCAGGCGCATACCCAGCCCGTAACAACATTCTGGGCTTGGTAGATTTCATGAAGAAACCTACTACCTATGACGGTGTAACTGAAATCTATGATGTTCACCCCAGCCTCAAGAGTACCGATATTTTCCCCACCATGCGTGGTCTTACCGACAACGACCTCAAGCTAATTGCAGGCTATATCCTCTACCAACCTAAAGTCAGAGGTATTGGTTGGGGCGGCGGAAAGATATACTATTAA
- a CDS encoding translation initiation factor IF-2, producing the protein MGFADYSIAEIAEDYKLTIEAVFKLCDQLGIAYQDAETKLALEDAKAVIMASEAQNSKTPKD; encoded by the coding sequence ATGGGCTTTGCTGATTATTCGATCGCTGAGATCGCTGAAGACTACAAACTCACTATTGAGGCTGTATTTAAACTTTGCGATCAACTAGGGATCGCTTACCAAGATGCAGAAACCAAACTCGCTTTGGAAGATGCAAAAGCCGTCATCATGGCATCTGAAGCCCAAAATTCTAAAACACCTAAAGATTAA
- the hisA gene encoding 1-(5-phosphoribosyl)-5-[(5-phosphoribosylamino)methylideneamino]imidazole-4-carboxamide isomerase, with translation MDVIPAIDILDGRCVRLYQGDYQQSEVFGEDPVEVAQRWYSQGAKYLHVVDLDGAKVGKPQNLKVIEAIARSIPMRVQMGGGLRDRESILSVLHSGVSRVILGTAAVENSQLIADICAEFPEQIMIGIDARDGKVATRGWLETSEVMAVDLARRMTSIGVAGIIYTDIHRDGTMQGPNIEALRQLAENVDVPVIASGGISSITDLLNLLSLESVGVKGAIVGKSIYTGAIQLPEAIRAVGNGRWQDVVDNSAIA, from the coding sequence ATGGATGTAATTCCCGCAATTGATATTTTAGATGGACGCTGCGTCAGGCTCTATCAAGGGGATTATCAACAGTCAGAAGTATTTGGTGAAGACCCTGTAGAGGTTGCCCAACGCTGGTACAGTCAAGGCGCTAAGTATTTGCATGTAGTTGATTTAGATGGTGCAAAGGTAGGCAAGCCCCAAAATTTGAAGGTAATTGAGGCGATCGCCCGTTCCATCCCCATGCGTGTACAGATGGGTGGTGGCTTGCGCGATCGCGAAAGTATCCTGTCCGTGCTGCACTCTGGCGTTAGTCGGGTCATTTTAGGCACAGCAGCAGTAGAGAACTCACAACTGATCGCCGATATTTGTGCAGAATTTCCTGAACAAATCATGATTGGGATCGATGCCCGTGACGGCAAGGTTGCCACGAGAGGTTGGCTAGAGACTTCGGAAGTCATGGCGGTGGATTTGGCTAGGCGCATGACCTCGATTGGTGTCGCAGGAATTATCTATACCGATATTCATCGTGATGGGACGATGCAAGGACCCAATATCGAGGCTTTGCGCCAACTTGCGGAAAATGTCGATGTGCCTGTCATTGCCTCTGGTGGCATCAGTTCGATTACCGATTTGTTAAATCTGCTGTCCTTAGAATCTGTCGGTGTCAAGGGTGCGATTGTGGGCAAGTCGATTTACACAGGCGCGATTCAGTTGCCTGAAGCAATTAGAGCCGTGGGTAATGGACGGTGGCAGGACGTGGTTGACAATTCGGCGATCGCTTAA